In the genome of Leptospiraceae bacterium, the window GACAAACTCACCCGCACTAAATGTTTTCCTGGGTGATAAAATCTGAACCAGATGATGAGGAATCTTTGCTAAGACTTCTTTGGAGGGTGCTGCCGTTCCAATAGAAAGACTCTGATATACTTGTCGAGAATCAACAGAAATTACTTCAAATTTCGTTTCTTTGTTGTTTAGGAATTTGAAGATAAGATCAGTTTTACCTACGCCTGTTGGTCCCAAGAAAACATAGATTTTACGATTCATTCAAAATGAATTCTTTTTTTAAAATGCTTTGGATTTCTTGAAGGCAAATTTCTAAATCATCATTGATGACGATATAGTCATATTCTTTTGCAGCTTCTATTTCTTTTTTTCCTTCTTGTATGCGGATTTGGATTTCTTCTTCGGATTCCGTATTCCGAGAACGCAAACGTTTTAACCACACCTCTTCACTCGGTGGCATGAGAAATATCGATAAAGTCTTCGAAGAAAACTTTTTCTTTACAGTCCTCATACCTTGATAATCAATATTAAGAATCAAAACACGATTTTGTTTTTTTGCATTTTCTAATTCAAAAATGGGAACACCATAATAATTTTGATGAACTTTAGCAAATTCAATAAACTTTTCTTCTTTGATGTAATTTTGGAATTCCTCTTCAGAAATAAAATAATAATCTTTTCCATGAATTTCTTTGTGTCTTGGTTTTCGTGTAGTTGCTGTAATGGCTAAGTGAAATCTCTCAGGATGTCGCTTTAAGATTTCTCTTATGATTGTCGTTTTTCCCCCACCTGATACAGAAGAAATAATCAAAATCTCTTTTTTCATAATCAAACCTCTTTTTTGTAAATAGTTCCATAATCAGTATGAATAACTTTAAAAGGAGTTTCTAAAATTTGTAAACTCTCTGCATGTCCAATAATTAAATACCCATTGGGTAGCAATCGCTGATAGAATTCATTTGCTAAAATCTGTTGTTCTTTTTTTTGAAAATATATCATCACGTTTCTACAGAAAATCACGTGAATATTCATGATGGTGGAATGAAACAAGTTTTCGACTTTAAAGATCACTTTACTTTTTAAGTCCTCTCGAATGCAATGTATCTCTGGATCCTCAGGATGAGGACGAAAATATCGCTTCAGAATATGAGGAGGAACTTTTTCTATTTTTCTTCCAGAATAACAACCTTGCTTGGCAAATTCTATGACTTTTTGAGAAATATCCGTTGCATAAACTTCAAAATTAAAAAAACCCAATTCCTTCATGGCTTCAATTGACTCAATGACGATGTTATATGGTTCCTCACCCGTAGAACAACCTGCCGACCATACTTTAATTTTTGTGTTGTGATATAATTTTAAAAGATCAGGTAAAATGATTTTCTTATAAGCTTCGAAATTTTGAATAGACCTCCAAAAATAAGACTCATTCGTTGTAATCACCTCCAAAAAGTGAATCATTTCACTAGCAGATTTATCGCTTTTTGTTAGGTATTGGTAATATTCATCATAATCAAATATTTTGAGCTCTCGAAGACGCTTTCGGATTCGATTCGAAAGTAGAGTGATTTTATGTTCTTTAAGATGAATCCCTGCAACTTCTAAAATCAGTTTAGAAAATTTTTGAAATTGTTCTTCCGACATGTCAGGGATTTCAATGAAGAAAGAATCTTGCATTTTCATCTGTTTTTTTCTTTGAATTTAGAAATCAATTGAATTTCCGATATGGGAAAGTTTGTGATTTTTTGGATTTCTTCTTCAAGAAAGCCTATCTCTAATAATTTTTTTATGAATTTGATTTGCTCGTCTTTTTGTTTCTTTTCTGAAAATAATTTTTTTGCTTCTAAGATTATAATTTCTTTTGGGTCTTTTGTTTCTGGTTGTTGGTTTACAATCTTTTTTTCGCTTTGAGTAATTTCTTTTATTTGGGCATGTTCAAAAGAATTGGAAAGGTTTATTTCTTTTTGTTTTTGGTGAATATTTGTGATGTTATGAATGTGGTGACGTTTTTCGTATTCTTCGATTGTTAAAATTTCATTCTGTTTGTTGGATTGTATTTCTTCCTTTGATGGTATAGGTGATGGTATAGGGATTTCAGGAAGGTTTAAAACTCTACGGGCAAAGCCACCTATCTTTTCGAATAGACTTTTCTTCGAATTTCGTAGTTCCATCATTTCCTGCTGATTTTGATGAGAGAATTGGGTAGTTTTGCGAAATGAGAAATCAATTTTATCTTGTTGGTTGGATTCTTCTATGAGTCTTTCGAAAAACGCTTGTTGTTTGTTTTCTTCTTGTTTTGTGTCTTCATGAAATGAAAAATTTTGTATTTGTTGATTTTCTGGATTAATTGGTTTTTCTTCTATGACTTCTTGGACTTCTTGCCTTTTTCTTCTTTTTTTACTTTGATTTTGTTGCTCCCATTCATCTATCTTTTGTTTGACTTCCAAAATTTTTAAATAAACTTTATGAATATTTTCATGTTTTTGCTTCACAGCTTCCAAGGTGTAGTTTACATACTGGATGGTGTCTTTTAAGTTATCATATAACGTCTTGGGAATAGTAAATTCTTTTTGAGTATTTTTGATTATGCGCTTATGAATTTCGTTGTAAAGCACGTATATAACAAAAGCTGTTATGATGTAGATTTCCATTTTATGCCTCTAAATCAATCTGGGTTCCTATGTTTTCGTAATTTCTCGGAAATGACCTTCTTACAGGACTAACGGGAGAGTAATAAATCTTTGAGGTTTCGCTACCTTTTTCTGGATTTTTTTCTCTTGTGTATATCTCTTTTGGATTTCGCTCATAGGGATTCATCTTGTTTTCTGTGATAGAAGAGTTCATGGCAACAACTACTTGATCTCTAGCTACATTCGTATTTTTAGCTTCAATTAGATTTTGTAGTTCTTTGTATGTTTGAATAGCCTGTTGGGAATAACGTTCATAAGATACATTTTGTATGTTTCCAATGGAAAGTTGGTAATCGATAATTCTCATCATTTACTTTTTGATTTTTTTTACGAATTTCTTCTCAATGATTTTTCCATCATCATACAAAAACTCAACAGAGTACCTTTCATCAATCACAGTATAGCTGGCATCCTTGATTCTAATGATCACATTAGGATAAACATTTCTTTCAACTACGACTCTTCCTTCCTCTGCTAAAGAATTCATTTCTTCTTCTACTTCTGCTTTTTCATTTTTTAGAGACTCAATTTCTTTTTGTAGGGTTTCTACTTCAGCTGTGATTTCTGCTAATTTTTTTCTTTGTTCTGCTAAAAAGGATTCTGCGTCTTCTTTTTTTCTTGTTTCTAAGGTTTGTTTTTCTTTCTTGAGCTTTTCTAACCTCTCTGTTTTTTGCTTTAGGATTTGGGAAATTTCTTCAAATTTTTTTAGTAAATGTGGGTCATAGCCAACAACAATTTCAGTTTTGACGTTAGCCTTGTTTCCTAACATTTTAGCTCGAACTTCTTTCTTAGCACGAATCACCCCTCCAACTATTTGAGCTCTCCTTCCTTGGCAGATCACTCTTTCTCCTGCTTCAACTGTAGAGTTGATGATACCATCATCACATATTACATCAACATTAGCAAAAACATAACTATTTTGGATATACCTTGCAATCACCGAGCCACCAGTGGAAACAATTTTACCTTCATCTTGTCCAGAAATTCCCCCTTTTACGATGATGTTTCCTTCTGCCTCGACAAGGGATTTTTGGATATTGTTCATAATTTCGATATTTCCTCCTGCTTTTACGGAATGATTATCCAACACAGAACCAATAACCGTCACAGAACCCAAGAATTCAATATTACCTGTTTTAGGACCTACATCCCCCAAGACACGGTGAACTGGTTCTACTGAAATTCGGTTACCTATCACAATTACCTGTCCATTGATTTCAGACTTAAGATACCTTCCATCTTCTGAAAGGACTGTGTTTTTTCCCGGTTTGATTTCTATGTCTTTGCCATCCCTTGCAGGTAAGATACGATTAAATAAGGTTCTACCGGGAGTTCCTTTTTCGGCTGGGATTTTCTCTGCAAGGATTTGTCCAGGAACTACATTTTCTATCAATTGTAAATTTTTAAAATCCACTCTTCCATGTTCATCTTCTTGGAGTTCGATCTCTTTTCTGACTTTGACTTTGTATTCAATCCTTGCGTCTTTTCCGTGTTTTGGTGGTATTCCTTCTGCTGCCAAGATGTCTTCCATGTAGCGTTCTTCGTCTAAAGCTTTCCGAATTTCTTCTTCTTTGAACCCAACCACAACTCCTTTGGATTTTAATGCATTTACGATATCTTCTACTTTTAGGTCTCTTCCTCCTCGTTTAGGAGGAGTTATCTTCACAAATGCTTTCATCTCATCTTTACTAATTTCAACTCTACAAATAGAATCATTTTCTGGAATTGGAGTAAAATCTGCTACTTTTACTGGTTCTCCTTTTGCCTCTTTTACTACTTTTTCGATTTTTTTTATATCAAAAACTTCTACTCCTCTTTGCTGCAATCGATGAACGCATTCTTGTGTTATAACAGGTTTTCCTTTACCTTTTGGAGGAAATACCGTCAAAAAGACTCCTTCTTTGTAGAGCCTAATTGTAAAGCTACCATCCACATCTTTAGGTTGGATAAATTTATCTAATTCTGGACTTAGCAATTTATCACCAAGACCTAACTTTTGGGAAAATTCCTCCAATTCACTGTAAGGATTGTAAGCTTCGTTAATCGAAACCAAAATCCGAAATGGAATCTTTTTAAAAAAAGATTTCCTTCCGCGTTCTAATATTTCATAATCTAGTTGAGCAATATCTACGTTCAGAAACTCTGACGCTTTTTTTAGACACTCCGAAATGGAATACCCAACTACTACTACTTTGTTTTCGATTTTCTTTTTTTGTTCTTCATCAATATCTAATAACATCTTCTTCAGAGGATCCATCTAAACTCTAATTTAATTACACGTTCTAAAATTTCAATTTTTTTATTCATCAAATTAAATTATTGAAGAAACGAATTTGTCTTATATTCTTTATGTTAGCTAATCACAAATCAAAGGTCGCTCTTTTCACACGTCAAGAAAAACTTATTTTTACTTTTTTTTGAAAAAATACTCATTTTGCTTATTTTAAAAGCATTTTTTTTATTTCCACAAGTATAGGCATTGAGATTGCTTCGTTTTTGGTATGATTGAATTGAAATATGGGAAACGGAAAGTTTTGAATTATCGTGGTTCAAGAATTGTAGTAGGTGGATTAACTGCACAAAATAAGATTGATATTTTGCTATACATTAGCAAAGAACTTGCAACATCAAACGATGAAATAACTCTTTATAACAAAGTACTAAACTTGATTACAGAAATTTTTGAACCTGATAATAGCACGCTACGAATTTTCGATGGTCAATATTTAAATCCCGTTGCTTTTTTAAATGAAAATACAGGTAAACGTAGACCATTACTTCCCGGAGAAGGTTTTTCAGGTGCAGTATTTTTGGAAGGAAAATCCAAGCTTATTTTAGATCTAAAATTCCACCCTGAATTTTTGGATCGGTTTGAAACAACTCGTTGTGTGCTTTGCGCTCCCATATCTCATAACGAGGAAAAATTAGGAACTATTTCCATTGAAAAGACAATCCCTCATTTCTATCGACACGAAGATCTAGAAATTCTCGAAGCTATGGCATCTCAAATTGCATTAGCCTTAATCAAAGTGAGATTGATTAAAAAAATCATAGAAGAAAAGCAAAGAATTCAAAAGATTCAAAATCAATTAGAATGGGATCTCAAAATGGGAAGAACTGTTCAAGAACAAATCATTAATACTCAAATTAAACCATGGAATTCAGTTTATTTTCACATCCACTATACTCCTATGGTTGAAGTTAGTGGAGATTATTTTCATATTCACAGAACAAAAGAACATGTGACAATTTTCATTGCTGATGTTAGTGGTCATGGAGTTCCTGCGGCATTAGTAACAATTTCTATTCATCATTACTTAAAAAATTGTTTAGAGCGCGGATTAGGGCTTATTGAAACTATCGAAGAATTACAAACATACATAGCACCAATATTGCCAGAAGGTGTTTACTTTACAGCTCAGATTATTCGTATTTATTCAGATCATACATATAGCTATGTAAATGCAGGGCATCCAAAATTTTTGCATTTTTCTTACGAGAAAAAAGAATTTTATGAACGAGACACTACAGGTATACCATTAGGGTTTTCTTTTAAATTTCATAAAAACCAATATGAAGAATTTGTTAACGAATTAAAACCAGGAGATTTCTTGATCCTATTTACTGATGGTATCATAGAACAACGAAACCCATCGGAAGAAGAAGTAGGATTACCTCGATTAAAGAGTTGGTTTTTAGAAGCAATACAAAACAAAGAGCACAACAAAGATTCTGATGGTAGAAATGTTCTGACTTTTATCATGAATCAATGGAATGACTTTGTTCGTCATCATCGGAAAACCGATGATAGAACCCTTATTTTGATTGAATACTTAAACAACTTCGAAGAAATCAAATCCCTTCAGAAAAAAGCCTTCGAGTTTTACAAAAGAAAAGATTATTCTCAAGCGGAAGTTATTGCGAAAACGGTTTTTGATATGGATCCAAGTTATGGAAATAATTTATTAGTTTTAACCAAATTATCGATTATTAGAAAAGATTGGGAAAAAGTCATCGAGTATTCTTCTCGATATATCCAACATACTGGTGATCAAAACCCAGATATATATTTTTATTTAGGTATTGGCTATTTTTACAACAAAAACTTTACCGATGCAAAAAAAACCTTGAAAAAAATCATTACCTTACGACCAGAATTTTATCGAGCATATATAATTTTGTCTTTATGTTACATCAAAGAAAAGCATTTCTTCAAAGCCAAAAAAATCCTACAAAATGCCCTAAAGATTTTCCCCAATGATGATAAAATCACAAAATTCCTGAAAAAGGTAGAAAGTTATGAAAAAGCGACAGCTTCTTTTTATTAGTAGCCTGATTTTTGTATTTCTTCCTCAAACAATCTTTTCACAAG includes:
- the gmk gene encoding guanylate kinase — encoded protein: MKKEILIISSVSGGGKTTIIREILKRHPERFHLAITATTRKPRHKEIHGKDYYFISEEEFQNYIKEEKFIEFAKVHQNYYGVPIFELENAKKQNRVLILNIDYQGMRTVKKKFSSKTLSIFLMPPSEEVWLKRLRSRNTESEEEIQIRIQEGKKEIEAAKEYDYIVINDDLEICLQEIQSILKKEFILNES
- a CDS encoding protein-glutamate O-methyltransferase CheR, giving the protein MQDSFFIEIPDMSEEQFQKFSKLILEVAGIHLKEHKITLLSNRIRKRLRELKIFDYDEYYQYLTKSDKSASEMIHFLEVITTNESYFWRSIQNFEAYKKIILPDLLKLYHNTKIKVWSAGCSTGEEPYNIVIESIEAMKELGFFNFEVYATDISQKVIEFAKQGCYSGRKIEKVPPHILKRYFRPHPEDPEIHCIREDLKSKVIFKVENLFHSTIMNIHVIFCRNVMIYFQKKEQQILANEFYQRLLPNGYLIIGHAESLQILETPFKVIHTDYGTIYKKEV
- a CDS encoding FapA family protein, coding for MDPLKKMLLDIDEEQKKKIENKVVVVGYSISECLKKASEFLNVDIAQLDYEILERGRKSFFKKIPFRILVSINEAYNPYSELEEFSQKLGLGDKLLSPELDKFIQPKDVDGSFTIRLYKEGVFLTVFPPKGKGKPVITQECVHRLQQRGVEVFDIKKIEKVVKEAKGEPVKVADFTPIPENDSICRVEISKDEMKAFVKITPPKRGGRDLKVEDIVNALKSKGVVVGFKEEEIRKALDEERYMEDILAAEGIPPKHGKDARIEYKVKVRKEIELQEDEHGRVDFKNLQLIENVVPGQILAEKIPAEKGTPGRTLFNRILPARDGKDIEIKPGKNTVLSEDGRYLKSEINGQVIVIGNRISVEPVHRVLGDVGPKTGNIEFLGSVTVIGSVLDNHSVKAGGNIEIMNNIQKSLVEAEGNIIVKGGISGQDEGKIVSTGGSVIARYIQNSYVFANVDVICDDGIINSTVEAGERVICQGRRAQIVGGVIRAKKEVRAKMLGNKANVKTEIVVGYDPHLLKKFEEISQILKQKTERLEKLKKEKQTLETRKKEDAESFLAEQRKKLAEITAEVETLQKEIESLKNEKAEVEEEMNSLAEEGRVVVERNVYPNVIIRIKDASYTVIDERYSVEFLYDDGKIIEKKFVKKIKK
- a CDS encoding SpoIIE family protein phosphatase, with the protein product MIELKYGKRKVLNYRGSRIVVGGLTAQNKIDILLYISKELATSNDEITLYNKVLNLITEIFEPDNSTLRIFDGQYLNPVAFLNENTGKRRPLLPGEGFSGAVFLEGKSKLILDLKFHPEFLDRFETTRCVLCAPISHNEEKLGTISIEKTIPHFYRHEDLEILEAMASQIALALIKVRLIKKIIEEKQRIQKIQNQLEWDLKMGRTVQEQIINTQIKPWNSVYFHIHYTPMVEVSGDYFHIHRTKEHVTIFIADVSGHGVPAALVTISIHHYLKNCLERGLGLIETIEELQTYIAPILPEGVYFTAQIIRIYSDHTYSYVNAGHPKFLHFSYEKKEFYERDTTGIPLGFSFKFHKNQYEEFVNELKPGDFLILFTDGIIEQRNPSEEEVGLPRLKSWFLEAIQNKEHNKDSDGRNVLTFIMNQWNDFVRHHRKTDDRTLILIEYLNNFEEIKSLQKKAFEFYKRKDYSQAEVIAKTVFDMDPSYGNNLLVLTKLSIIRKDWEKVIEYSSRYIQHTGDQNPDIYFYLGIGYFYNKNFTDAKKTLKKIITLRPEFYRAYIILSLCYIKEKHFFKAKKILQNALKIFPNDDKITKFLKKVESYEKATASFY